A single region of the Triticum dicoccoides isolate Atlit2015 ecotype Zavitan chromosome 2B, WEW_v2.0, whole genome shotgun sequence genome encodes:
- the LOC119366425 gene encoding uncharacterized protein LOC119366425: MPMLMQLWNDWELQLLVLLSFTLQIFVFFSGGLRRCSTNSGLRLLIWLAYLLSDVVAVYALGQLSLHESDVPGAGEMHRLSFFWTPFLLIHLGGQDTITAFSIEDNELWPRHMLNLLAQVGLALYVFWKSSAHSQFLIPAIFVFVAGIIKYVERTWALKCASRNALRDDDSTYVKTGQFPDLQGELELDYLTIVKYALSSAPGVRNLFVGRKLAKMEGNIQTTFTAGNVFQVPADGQHIFKILEIELGLMYDNLYTKARVVRTWLGAILRCLTHISLVVAFVLFLVGNKQRYYSRVDVAITYALFIGAFCTEVCAVFLMVMMSPCTWAFLESCKCRRLARVAWSIFKSLQPESRPRWSNSMGQYNFLNSCCFSESMMGKMMNLVGAKELWRNFRHTKSVRIKAEFKNVIFETKHHPGLLHGGTSPSPGLGPALDTILQKPFEEAILFLHVYTDMFLHRYKNPSGTSCDITEKARQLMDTCRRISEYMIYLLVLHPTMLTMAISNISDILKEASESAANAGAIGSTKERFLDKLATDQYLYAPSSPVLLAGFVFQGERPCHESLEFLAYAWAMILLCVAGKSHGEEHAKQLSTLSFGCTWRIFHSEIWAMLSSSLLDQVGSMRKAAVARLLSLMISVPGEEKP, encoded by the coding sequence ATGCCGATGCTGATGCAACTATGGAATGATTGGGAACTACAGCTACTGGTGCTCCTAAGCTTCACGCTACAGATTTTCGTCTTCTTTTCTGGTGGCCTCCGGCGGTGCAGTACCAACTCAGGACTGAGGCTTCTGATTTGGTTGGCTTACTTGCTATCCGACGTGGTCGCAGTCTATGCTCTTGGCCAGCTTTCATTACATGAGAGTGATGTGCCTGGAGCTGGAGAAATGCACCGGCTCTCGTTTTTCTGGACGCCTTTCCTCCTCATTCATCTTGGTGGGCAAGACACCATCACCGCTTTCTCCATTGAGGACAATGAGTTATGGCCGAGGCACATGCTCAATCTACTGGCCCAAGTTGGCTTGGCCTTGTACGTGTTTTGGAAGTCATCAGCACACAGCCAGTTTCTGATCCCAGCCATATTTGTCTTTGTGGCTGGAATCATCAAGTACGTGGAGCGGACATGGGCTCTCAAGTGCGCAAGCCGAAATGCCCTTAGGGATGATGATTCTACTTATGTGAAAACAGGTCAATTTCCTGATCTACAAGGCGAGCTGGAATTGGACTATCTGACAATTGTGAAGTATGCTTTGTCTAGTGCACCAGGTGTCAGAAATCTATTTGTTGGTCGCAAGCTTGCTAAAATGGAAGGTAACATACAGACAACATTTACCGCTGGTAATGTGTTTCAAGTACCAGCAGATGGGCAACATATATTCAAAATTCTGGAGATTGAGCTAGGGCTGATGTATGACAATCTGTACACCAAGGCAAGGGTGGTTCGAACATGGCTTGGGGCCATACTCCGATGTCTCACTCACATTTCACTGGTAGTTGCTTTTGTGCTCTtccttgtgggtaacaagcaaaggtaTTATAGTAGAGTTGATGTTGCAATAACCTATGCATTGTTCATTGGAGCATTCTGCACTGAAGTTTGTGCCGTCTTCTTGATGGTGATGATGTCTCCATGTACATGGGCATTCTTGGAATCCTGCAAGTGCCGGAGGCTTGCCCGTGTGGCCTGGTCTATTTTCAAGAGCCTACAGCCAGAGTCAAGGCCAAGGTGGTCAAATTCCATGGGGCAATACAATTTTCTCAATTCCTGCTGCTTCTCTGAGTCGATGATGGGGAAAATGATGAATCTGGTAGGAGCCAAGGAGCTCTGGCGCAACTTCCGGCATACCAAGAGCGTTCGGATCAAGGCAGAGTTCAAGAATGTCATCTTTGAAACTAAGCATCATCCTGGGTTACTTCACGGTGGTACAAGCCCATCACCGGGTCTTGGTCCAGCATTGGACACGATACTACAGAAACCCTTTGAGGAGGCCATCCTGTTCCTACATGTCTACACAGACATGTTCTTGCACCGGTACAAGAATCCCTCGGGGACAAGTTGTGACATCACGGAGAAGGCACGCCAGCTTATGGATACATGCAGGAGGATATCTGAATACATGATTTACCTGTTGGTCTTGCATCCTACCATGCTCACCATGGCCATCAGCAACATAAGCGACATACTGAAGGAAGCTTCGGAGAGCGCGGCCAACGCCGGTGCTATCGGTTCCACAAAGGAACGGTTCCTGGACAAACTGGCTACGGATCAGTACCTCTATGCCCCAAGTAGCCCGGTTTTGCTCGCGGGCTTTGTTTTTCAAGGTGAGCGTCCTTGTCATGAATCATTGGAATTTCTCGCGTATGCGTGGGCAATGATTCTCCTCTGCGTTGCTGGAAAATCCCACGGGGAGGAGCATGCAAAGCAGCTTAGCACACTTTCGTTTGGTTGTACATGGCGCATCTTTCACTCGGAGATATGGGCAATGTTGAGCTCGAGCTTGTTAGACCAAGTGGGATCAATGAGGAAGGCGGCGGTCGCAAGGCTTTTATCTTTGATGATCAGCGTCCCCGGTGAAGAAAAACCCTAA
- the LOC119366426 gene encoding bystin-like: MAGKKRKSTEKQPKGSRLPLGADADAVADAGKRRRSGAAKRHQAEEEESVPSSISAKILREALRQQQEEGLADSRHAAAAATPAAPAVSAAPSTSFPVPAADGGDDDDEDVDEFDGFDALSEYDGGVPEIDEEDEKALAAFMSKDTSSKQSLGDIILQKIREKDATVSTEARPAVKLDSRIIELYKEVGQLLSRYTSGKIPKAFKRIPSLECWADVLQLTEPQNWSPNAVYQATRLFSSNMNAKNAVRFYEAILLPRLRHDIKTNKRLHFALYQSMKKSLYKPAAFFKGILLPLCQEGNCTLREAVIIGSIIQKVTIPPLHASAALMKLADLEYCGTTSYFIKLFLDKKYALPYRVLDAVFAHFMRFLDDERSMPVIWHQSLLAFVERYKNELEKKDKEQLSRLLDNQKHYLVTPEIRRELRSSANRGEKPTDMSICSPVSVITKPIEEDRWNVPEVPMEED, from the exons ATGGCCGGGAAGAAGCgcaagtccaccgagaagcagcccAAGGGCAGCCGCCTGCCGCTCGGCGCCGACGCCGACGCGGTGGCCGACGCCGGCAAGCGCCGCCGCTCTGGCGCCGCCAAGCGCCaccaggccgaggaggaggagtccGTGCCCTCCTCCATCAGCGCCAAGATCCTCCGCGAGGCCCTCAGGCAGCAGCAGGAGGAGGGCCTCGCCGACTcccgccacgccgccgccgccgccacacctgCCGCCCCAGCTGTTTCTGCAGCCCCGTCCACGTCCTTCCCCGTCCCTGCTGCCGACGGCGGCGACGATGATGACGAGGACGTCGACGAGTTCGACGGCTTCGACGCCCTGAGCGAGTACGACGGCGGCGTG CCGGAGATCGACGAGGAGGACGAGAAGGCCCTTGCCGCATTCATGTCCAAGGACACCTCCTCCAAGCAATCGCTTGGTGATATCATCCTCCAGAAGATCAGAGAGAAGGATGCCACGGTCTCAACAG AAGCACGGCCTGCTGTCAAGTTGGACAGCCGAATCATTGAACTCTATAAAGA GGTTGGCCAGCTCTTGAGCCGATACACCAGTGGCAAAATCCCCAAAGCATTCAAGCGTATCCCGTCGTTGGAATGCTGGGCAGATGTGCTGCAGTTAACTGAGCCTCAGAACTGGTCGCCTAACGCAGTGTACCAAGCAACACGGCTCTTCTCTTCAAACATGAACGCGAAGAACGCCGTGCGGTTCTACGAAGCTATTCTGCTGCCGCGCCTTCGCCATGACATAAAAACTAACAAGAGGCTCCATTTTGCACTTTATCAGTCTATGAAAAAATCCCTCTACAAGCCTGCTGCCTTTTTCAAGGGAATTCTGCTGCCACTCTGTCAG GAAGGAAATTGCACTCTGCGTGAAGCAGTAATTATTGGTAGTATTATCCAGAAAGTCACCATTCCTCCACTCCATGCGAG CGCGGCATTAATGAAACTAGCAGATCTGGAGTACTGTGGCACCACTAG TTACTTTATCAAGCTGTTTCTGGATAAGAAATATGCTCTGCCGTACCGTGTACTCGATGCTGTTTTTGCCCATTTCATGCGGTTTCTTGATGATGAGAGAAGCATGCCTGTTATATGGCACCAGTCACTGCTCGCCTTTGTGGAAAG ATACAAGAATGAGTTGGAGAAGAAAGACAAGGAACAGCTCTCACGCTTGTTAGATAACCAGAAGCATTATTTG GTAACTCCAGAAATCCGCAGGGAACTCCGGAGTAGTGCCAACAGGGGCGAAAAGCCGACCGATATGTCGATAT GTTCACCTGTTTCCGTGATCACCAAGCCGATCGAAGAGGACAGGTGGAATGTTCCGGAAGTGCCTATGGAGGAAGATTAG